One window from the genome of Camelus bactrianus isolate YW-2024 breed Bactrian camel chromosome 4, ASM4877302v1, whole genome shotgun sequence encodes:
- the SLC31A1 gene encoding high affinity copper uptake protein 1, with protein sequence MDHSHHMGMSTMDHNSTMSPSHHHTTTSASHSHDHMMMMMPMTFYFGFKNVELLFSGLVINTAGEMAGAFVAVFLLAMFYEGLKIARESLLRKSQVSIRYNSMPVPGPNGTILMETHKTVGQQMLSFPHLLQTVLHIIQVVISYFLMLIFMTYNGYLCIAVAAGAGTGYFLFSWKKAVVVDITEHCH encoded by the exons ATGGACCATTCCCACCATATGGGGATGAGCACTATGGACCACAACAGTACCATGTCACCTTCTCACCATCACACGACAACCTCAGCCTCCCACTCCCATGAtcacatgatgatgatgatg CCCATGACCTTCTACTTTGGCTTTAAGAATGTGGAACTCTTGTTTTCTGGTTTGGTGATCAATACAGCTGGAG AAATGGCTGGAGCTTTTGTGGCCGTATTTTTACTAGCAATGTTCTACGAAGGACTCAAGATAGCCCGAGAGAGCCTCCTGCGCAAGTCACAAGTCAGCATTCGGTACAATTCCATGCCTGTCCCAGGACCAAACGGAACGATCCTTATGGAGACACACAAAACTGTTGG GCAGCAGATGCTGAGCTTTCCTCACCTCCTGCAAACAGTGCTGCACATCATCCAGGTGGTCATCAGCTACTTCCTCATGCTCATCTTCATGACCTACAACGGCTACCTCTGCATTGCTGTAGCAGCAGGGGCCGGCACAGGGTACTTCCTCTTCAGCTGGAAAAAGGCAGTGGTAGTGGACATCACAGAGCATTGCCATTAA
- the CDC26 gene encoding anaphase-promoting complex subunit CDC26, translating to MLRRKPTRLELKLDDIEEFESIRKDLETRKKQKEDVDVVGISDGEGAIGLSSDPKSREQMINDRIGYKPQPKPNNRSSQFGSFEF from the exons ATGCTGCGACGAAAACCAACCCGTCTGGAGCTGAAGCTTGATGACATTGAGGAGTTTGAGAGCATTCGAAAGGACCTAGAG ACCCGTAAGAAACAAAAGGAAGATGTTGATGTTGTAGGAATCAGTGATGGAGAAGGTGCCATTGGTCTTAGCAGTGACCCCAAGAGCCGAGAACAGATGATTAATGATCGAATTGGTTATAAGCCCCAGCCTAAGCCCAACAACCGTTCATCTCAATTTggaagttttgaattttag